GCGTGATCGAAAAAGCCGCGTTCACACATATCGCGCGAATGGGCTTCGGCCACTGCGGCCACTGGATCGTCGTAGAATAAGGGCTGGGCGCAGTCGGATTCTTCCGGATGGGCGTAGCGATCTTCATTGAGCAATCGCGCGTGGGTGCATTCAGCCTCGGGACCGTCACAATCCATATCGACGCTGTAGTCGATATCGCACTCTTCGCTGAATAGGCTTCCGTCGCCGCCGCCGTCGTCGTCATCGTCGTCGGTGGAGCCGAACGAATTGGGTGCTTCGGTTTCGTCACTACCGCACGCCACGAAAAAGCCCATGGCCAAAATCGCAATCACGATCAAAACATACAATCTCATTGGCGATCTTTTCCTTTCCACGGTGTCTACGACCGCTGAGCTAAGTTTGCCCGGCTGATTCCCTGTTGTCAAAACAAAAATCTTTGACTTGACACTGCCGCGTTGGGCTTACACCATCGGCCCAATGAAACAACGTCTTGTACACTATATTAGCGCGATTGCGACGCTGTTGAGCCTCATTTTGCTTCCGATTGGAACCTCGATTGCGTCCAAAACTCTGGATCGGACGCCCGATCCGGTCGTCGTTCGCGGCGATTTGCTCGCGTCGGCACACCGAATCGAGATTCGCCGACTCGCGCTGTTAGGTTGTGACAGCGATCGCTGGCGTCCGGTTCCTTTCCAGATCGACGAGCGTTTGCACGACCGATACGTGCTGCAATCGGGGCCGGAAGCCGAGGCGGATATCGATTGGGGTCGATTCGACGCCGACGACGAAATCGCCTTCATGGTCGCCGATACCGGCCCGCGCTGCACCGGCCTACCGTTTCCAAAAGATGTTGAAAACATTCAAGAAATTGAAGTACAGGACCCCGTTGACGGGAGCAGGGCGTATGTATACCTGGCGGTGTATCCCGACACAGCCCCGCGGTCCGGGACCGACTATGTGACCTACAACGTCGAGAAAAATCTAATTGAAACAACGGATTACACCATCGGCTACCATGCCGAGGCGCCCATCAGCATTAGCCGACTGGCGGTGCCGCGCCGAGCTGGTGGGAGCGGACAGAGCGTCGCCGATCGCCAAAAGATCCGCGCTCGCGCCGTAACTGTATGGAATATATTGACAATATCCAAGAACGAGAACGATTTTCGTGCGGAAATCCTTGCCTATACCGATGGCCCGGTGCGGGTCGTCAGGCGGACCCGAAACTGGGTGAGGTTGTTCGGACGGGTCCCGAGCCCCAGCGTGGAGCTAACCAGCGTTTACTGGAAGACCGGAATGCAATTTCCTTTGAAAATTCGGGTACCTTTCAGGGTCCCCCGGTTTTTCGAGGAGGCTGGTTTGCGGGTTTATGTCGATACCCCTCCGGATGTTCCCGGGCGCAAGTTCTACAATGCCCACAACCGGCAGGGGATGCTCATCGACGGTCGCATGAGCGAAGCCGAGCGCCATGTCGACACCACACCGTCGGATTGGCAGGTCGTCGCCGGAACGCGGCCCGAGCATCGGGAAGGTTGGTTTTCGCGGCAGGTCATGATCGATGCGCCGCAGTCGGTTTCGATGCCGCTGTACTATCTGGACGATGCGTCAACGCCGGACGAACCGGAGCGTTATCCGGGTTGTTTCGGCTGTTTGGGTTTCGAATTGGACGGGCTCGACGAGTTGGAAAAAGGCGACTACACCATTCTCGTGCAGATGTTTCCGCTGCTTTCGTACCGTCCGGGCGATGAAAAGGCATTCCTAGACATTTACGACCGACCGCTCGTGGTGCGAACAAAAGTTCTTG
This genomic window from Candidatus Lernaella stagnicola contains:
- a CDS encoding CAP domain-containing protein; the encoded protein is MRLYVLIVIAILAMGFFVACGSDETEAPNSFGSTDDDDDDGGGDGSLFSEECDIDYSVDMDCDGPEAECTHARLLNEDRYAHPEESDCAQPLFYDDPVAAVAEAHSRDMCERGFFDHANPDGESPFDRMEAAGLGFVAAGENIYMACGMSLSQVITQAEIDFMDEPECEPNHRSNILARNFKFVGVGIYECDDGCIYLTQDFITYAYGDIRTDQHEYCPALD